In Candidatus Eisenbacteria bacterium, a single genomic region encodes these proteins:
- a CDS encoding DUF5676 family membrane protein yields the protein MKLDTGRFAIAVGTIWAAAGLICGLVYKIAPESYARTANFLLHSDMYRATRVFGWGELALATAAWWFLAAGLAGASAAMYNRSIRT from the coding sequence ATGAAACTCGACACCGGACGTTTCGCGATCGCGGTCGGCACGATATGGGCCGCCGCGGGCTTGATCTGCGGTTTGGTCTACAAGATTGCTCCGGAATCGTACGCGAGGACAGCCAACTTCCTGCTCCACTCGGACATGTACCGTGCGACGCGGGTGTTCGGCTGGGGCGAACTCGCACTGGCAACGGCGGCGTGGTGGTTCCTGGCTGCCGGCTTGGCGGGTGCATCCGCCGCCATGTACAACCGGTCCATACGGACATGA
- the ftsH gene encoding ATP-dependent zinc metalloprotease FtsH, with translation MKLFRQEPGQDPGRRTGPRVPLPRRSNPTPPVRPFRQLAFWVFVGLLALVAYRMYQGSFMSTPRIEISYTRFISEVERGNIGTLQIVENVVTGDLKSEMPVRNSQPEPRFKSFRTNILGDGSDLPDRVWRTNPGIEIEVRSAGFNWLSFIFTSLPFLLLLPFWLVIMRQMQSGGSAALKFGKTKAKVLVESTPKVTFKDVAGCDEAKQELQEIIEFLKEPQKFQRLGGRIPKGALLLGPPGSGKTLLAKAVAGEAGVPFFSMSGSDFVELFVGVGASRVRDLFEQGKRNAPCIVFIDEIDAVGRHRGAGLGGGHDEREQTLNQLLVEMDGFDSNEGVIIVAATNRPDVLDPALLRPGRFDRQIVVDWPDVRGREGILRVHARNIPVAENVDLALIARATPGMAGADLANMVNEAALLAARRNRKKVTMQDFQEAKDKVMLGMERKSLVMTEDERRNTAYHEAGHALVAWLMPGTDPVDKVTIIPRGRALGITSYLPSEERHSRTRDDLIRAITMMMGGRAAEQLVFSHLTTGAANDLERATGLARRMVCELGMSDKLGPLTFGKKEEMVFLGKEIATHKDYSEQTAIAIDEEVRSIAERCYEQAHQLLKDNLDKLHLLARTLLEREVVDGDEMNRLLRGETLPPLKPADLAGEPAAAVASEAEPDKKGHPIDAFTPPPQPRPAGA, from the coding sequence GTGAAGCTATTCCGTCAGGAACCCGGCCAGGATCCCGGCCGCCGCACCGGTCCTCGTGTCCCGCTGCCGCGCCGATCCAATCCCACGCCGCCCGTCCGGCCGTTCCGGCAGCTGGCGTTTTGGGTGTTCGTGGGACTGCTGGCGCTGGTGGCGTATCGCATGTATCAGGGCAGCTTCATGTCCACGCCGCGCATCGAGATCTCTTACACCCGCTTCATCAGCGAAGTGGAGCGCGGCAACATCGGCACTCTGCAGATCGTCGAGAACGTCGTGACGGGCGATCTCAAGAGCGAGATGCCGGTACGAAATAGCCAGCCCGAGCCGCGTTTCAAGTCCTTCCGCACCAACATCCTGGGCGACGGCTCCGACCTGCCCGACCGGGTGTGGCGGACCAACCCGGGCATCGAGATCGAAGTGCGTTCGGCTGGATTCAATTGGCTGTCCTTCATCTTCACGTCCCTGCCGTTCCTGCTGCTCCTGCCTTTCTGGCTGGTCATCATGCGCCAGATGCAGAGCGGCGGCAGCGCCGCGCTCAAGTTCGGCAAGACCAAGGCAAAGGTGCTGGTCGAGAGCACGCCGAAGGTCACCTTCAAGGATGTCGCCGGCTGCGACGAGGCCAAGCAGGAGCTGCAGGAGATCATCGAGTTCCTCAAGGAGCCGCAGAAGTTCCAGCGTCTCGGCGGGCGAATCCCGAAGGGCGCCCTCCTGCTCGGACCTCCGGGATCCGGAAAGACCCTGCTCGCCAAGGCCGTCGCGGGTGAAGCGGGCGTGCCGTTCTTCTCGATGAGCGGCTCGGACTTCGTGGAGTTGTTCGTGGGCGTGGGCGCGAGCCGCGTGCGCGATCTGTTCGAGCAGGGCAAGCGCAACGCGCCCTGCATCGTGTTCATCGACGAGATCGACGCGGTCGGTCGCCATCGCGGCGCCGGCCTGGGCGGTGGACACGACGAGCGAGAGCAGACGCTGAATCAGCTGCTGGTGGAGATGGACGGCTTCGACTCCAACGAGGGCGTCATCATCGTGGCCGCGACCAACCGGCCCGACGTGCTCGATCCCGCGCTGCTGCGTCCCGGCCGCTTCGACCGGCAGATCGTGGTGGACTGGCCCGACGTGCGAGGCCGCGAAGGCATCCTGCGGGTCCACGCACGGAACATCCCGGTGGCCGAGAACGTCGACCTGGCGCTGATCGCCCGCGCGACCCCGGGCATGGCGGGCGCAGACCTGGCCAACATGGTGAACGAGGCGGCGCTGCTGGCCGCGCGACGCAACCGCAAGAAGGTCACCATGCAGGACTTCCAGGAAGCCAAGGACAAGGTGATGCTGGGCATGGAGCGCAAGAGCCTGGTGATGACCGAGGACGAGCGGCGCAACACCGCCTATCACGAAGCGGGGCACGCGCTCGTGGCGTGGCTCATGCCGGGGACCGATCCGGTGGACAAGGTGACGATCATCCCGCGCGGCCGCGCGCTCGGCATCACGTCCTACCTGCCTTCGGAGGAGCGGCACTCACGCACCCGGGATGATCTGATCCGAGCCATCACGATGATGATGGGCGGGCGGGCGGCCGAGCAGCTGGTCTTCAGCCATCTCACGACCGGCGCGGCGAACGATCTCGAGCGTGCCACGGGACTCGCGCGGCGCATGGTGTGCGAGCTTGGCATGAGCGACAAGCTGGGTCCGCTCACCTTCGGCAAGAAGGAAGAGATGGTCTTCCTCGGCAAGGAGATCGCCACCCACAAGGACTACAGCGAGCAGACCGCCATCGCCATCGATGAGGAAGTCCGCTCCATCGCCGAGCGTTGCTACGAGCAAGCGCACCAGTTGCTCAAGGACAACCTCGACAAGCTCCACCTGCTGGCGCGGACGCTGCTCGAGCGCGAGGTGGTGGACGGCGATGAGATGAACCGTCTGCTGCGCGGTGAAACCCTCCCGCCGCTCAAGCCCGCAGACCTGGCGGGCGAGCCGGCGGCCGCGGTGGCTTCGGAAGCCGAACCCGACAAGAAAGGCCACCCGATCGACGCGTTCACGCCCCCGCCGCAACCGCGGCCCGCGGGCGCCTAA
- the hpt gene encoding hypoxanthine phosphoribosyltransferase → MIESLARSSAGTRVLYSAAQIRDRVRDLGLALARDYEGKNPVLVGVLKGAWMFHADLVRATPIELEVDFLSVSSYGGDRTSSGQVQLLADLKGDIRGRHVVLCEAVVDSGRSVSMLLGQLGARKPSSLRVATLLDKRPCREIEVPLDYIGWKAGAAFLVGYGLDAAERYRNLPYVGVLEEAPDS, encoded by the coding sequence ATGATCGAAAGCTTGGCCAGATCCTCCGCGGGCACCCGCGTCCTCTACTCTGCCGCCCAGATCAGGGACAGGGTCCGGGACCTCGGCCTGGCGCTCGCGCGCGACTACGAGGGCAAGAACCCGGTCCTGGTGGGCGTGCTCAAGGGCGCCTGGATGTTCCACGCCGATCTGGTGCGGGCCACGCCGATCGAGCTCGAAGTCGACTTTCTTTCCGTGTCGTCCTACGGTGGCGATCGCACCTCGAGCGGCCAGGTGCAGCTTCTGGCCGATCTCAAGGGAGACATCCGGGGACGCCACGTCGTTTTGTGCGAAGCGGTGGTGGATTCGGGGCGCAGCGTCTCCATGCTGCTGGGACAGCTCGGCGCCCGGAAGCCTTCGAGCCTGCGGGTGGCCACGCTGCTGGACAAGCGGCCGTGCCGCGAGATCGAAGTGCCGCTCGATTACATTGGATGGAAAGCGGGAGCCGCGTTCCTGGTCGGTTACGGCCTGGACGCCGCCGAACGCTACCGAAATCTCCCCTACGTGGGCGTGCTGGAGGAGGCACCAGACTCGTGA
- the tilS gene encoding tRNA lysidine(34) synthetase TilS, whose translation MSGVRVPAPPPPTQHRRSRRIEPVLRRAFRGARASGQGLRVLVAVSGGADSVALLLGLHRLASELQVELCAAHLHHGLRGLDADADEAFVRALCLRLGVPLESARWNTRERMRRLGWSGQDGLRRLRRRFLLQAARRAGADLIATAHTADDQMETLLMRLVRGTGLSGLGAMSTRRGRWLRPLLEAPRADIEADLRAAGESWREDASNQDSAYERNRIRHRVVPAWIRQRSQRGPSARRIATTLREVRAVTRWLEEHAKRALADSAIDSAGPGMVFDRTRLAALPDFLLRLALRRAWASTRPRQGLTRPLLNECLTLVRSSAPGRVNLPGGWSAWGRRERIGILPSTRGIEETAHPIRTPVELRVPGRNRLAGFELHASWVAGREARRRLAGRSGGEAFAATHIKGTLELRLGRTDELFIPFGRHRARRLGDFLKHSGIPLPHRGDRMVLADRQGILWVVGLRRSARAPIESSTRKALWVRAKT comes from the coding sequence GTGTCCGGGGTTCGAGTCCCTGCGCCGCCACCACCCACCCAGCACCGGCGGTCGAGACGCATCGAGCCGGTTCTGCGCCGCGCCTTTCGCGGCGCGCGCGCCTCGGGACAAGGGCTTCGAGTCCTGGTCGCGGTGAGCGGCGGAGCCGACTCGGTAGCACTCCTCCTGGGTCTCCACCGCCTGGCCTCCGAGCTCCAGGTCGAGCTGTGCGCCGCGCACCTTCATCACGGGCTGCGCGGCCTCGACGCGGACGCCGACGAGGCCTTCGTCCGCGCCCTTTGCCTCCGGCTCGGCGTGCCGCTCGAGAGCGCGCGCTGGAATACCCGGGAGCGCATGCGTCGCCTTGGCTGGTCCGGCCAGGACGGTCTGCGGCGGTTGCGGCGTCGCTTCCTCCTTCAGGCGGCGCGGCGCGCCGGAGCGGATCTCATCGCCACCGCGCACACGGCCGACGATCAAATGGAAACGCTGCTGATGCGTCTCGTGCGCGGCACCGGCCTTTCGGGGCTCGGAGCCATGAGCACGAGGCGCGGACGCTGGCTGCGGCCGCTGCTCGAGGCGCCTCGCGCCGACATCGAAGCGGACCTTCGGGCCGCCGGCGAGTCGTGGCGAGAGGACGCGAGCAACCAGGACTCGGCCTACGAGCGAAACCGCATCCGGCATCGCGTCGTGCCCGCATGGATCCGCCAGCGCTCGCAGCGCGGTCCATCGGCCCGTCGGATCGCGACCACGCTCCGCGAGGTGCGCGCCGTCACCCGATGGCTCGAGGAGCACGCGAAGCGAGCGCTGGCGGACTCTGCAATCGATTCGGCCGGTCCCGGGATGGTCTTCGATCGCACCCGGCTGGCTGCGCTCCCCGACTTTCTCTTGAGGCTCGCGCTGAGGCGTGCCTGGGCTTCCACGCGACCGAGGCAGGGACTGACTCGGCCTCTCCTGAACGAATGCTTGACGTTGGTGCGCTCTTCCGCCCCAGGGAGGGTGAATCTCCCGGGGGGTTGGTCGGCCTGGGGGCGTCGGGAGAGGATCGGCATCCTGCCCTCCACAAGGGGCATCGAAGAGACTGCCCACCCGATCAGGACTCCCGTCGAACTTCGTGTCCCGGGGCGGAACCGGCTTGCCGGGTTCGAGTTACATGCCTCCTGGGTAGCGGGTCGCGAGGCTCGGCGGCGACTCGCCGGTCGGTCCGGCGGCGAGGCCTTCGCGGCGACTCACATCAAAGGAACACTGGAGCTTAGACTTGGCCGGACCGATGAACTGTTCATCCCCTTTGGCCGCCATCGTGCTCGCCGTCTCGGCGATTTCCTCAAGCATTCGGGAATTCCTCTCCCCCACCGCGGGGATCGGATGGTCCTGGCGGACCGGCAGGGTATTCTCTGGGTGGTAGGGCTGCGGCGCTCAGCGAGAGCGCCGATCGAGTCCAGTACGAGAAAGGCGCTTTGGGTCAGGGCGAAGACATGA
- the cdaA gene encoding diadenylate cyclase CdaA, with translation MTPVHDLWLLDVLDILLVAVLFYRLLILVKGTRSAQMYVGLLVIVLIGVAAREFDLIAVKWIADSLKTVWLIAFVIIFQPELRHALAQFGRTRYFRSFLRGESYGVLGEVVRGVETLAQRRHGGLIALERNVGLRNFVDTGTRLDAKVSGELLVTLFSPGSPLHDGAVIVREETVIAASCILPLSSNPRVVGTLGTRHRAALGLSEETDAAVIVVSEETGAISIAFRGQLQSDLDEGELRSELVRIFRVRVPDDAPADRGDRVRDDGDAAQRVG, from the coding sequence ATGACGCCTGTCCACGACCTCTGGCTTCTCGACGTCCTCGACATCCTGCTCGTGGCGGTGCTGTTCTATCGCCTCCTCATCCTGGTCAAGGGCACGCGCTCGGCCCAGATGTACGTCGGGCTCCTGGTGATCGTCCTGATCGGGGTCGCGGCGCGTGAGTTCGACCTGATCGCGGTCAAATGGATCGCGGACAGCCTCAAGACCGTCTGGCTCATCGCCTTCGTGATCATCTTCCAGCCCGAGCTGCGTCACGCCCTGGCGCAGTTCGGCCGCACCCGGTACTTCCGCTCGTTTCTGCGCGGCGAGAGCTATGGAGTCCTGGGAGAAGTCGTGCGCGGAGTCGAGACCCTGGCCCAGCGGAGGCATGGCGGACTGATCGCCCTGGAGCGCAACGTCGGCCTTCGCAACTTCGTGGACACCGGCACGCGGCTCGATGCCAAGGTGAGCGGCGAGCTGCTGGTGACCCTGTTCAGTCCTGGATCGCCGCTCCACGACGGAGCGGTGATTGTGCGCGAGGAGACGGTGATCGCGGCTTCGTGCATCCTGCCACTCTCTTCGAACCCGCGAGTCGTGGGCACGCTCGGCACCCGGCACCGGGCGGCGCTCGGACTCTCGGAGGAGACCGACGCGGCAGTGATCGTGGTCAGCGAGGAAACCGGCGCGATCTCGATCGCCTTCCGTGGCCAGCTGCAGAGCGACCTGGACGAAGGCGAGCTTCGCAGTGAACTGGTTCGTATCTTTCGGGTGCGAGTCCCTGACGACGCTCCGGCCGACCGCGGCGACCGGGTGCGTGACGATGGCGATGCCGCGCAGCGCGTGGGGTGA
- the folP gene encoding dihydropteroate synthase: protein MEWRCRDRVFDVADRALVMGVLNVTPDSFSDGGRFLDASAAIAHGRSLLEQGADLLDVGAESTRPGASPVPADEQWRRLEPVLTALVREPAAVLSVDTGAASVARRALESGVQVVNDVSALGDPDMAAVVAGAGAGLVLMHMRGTPADMQREPRYEDVSREVAWWLSERLARARSAGIRESSVALDPGIGFGKTLEHNLELLARLDELAALGRPIVIGVSRKSFLMKLTDRPVDRRLEGGLAASAIAVFQGAAILRSHDVESTRDAARVAAALRGARRAARRS from the coding sequence TTGGAGTGGCGTTGCCGGGACCGGGTCTTCGATGTCGCGGACCGCGCCCTGGTGATGGGCGTGCTCAACGTCACGCCCGATTCGTTCTCCGACGGTGGCCGGTTCCTCGACGCCTCCGCCGCGATCGCGCACGGCCGCTCGCTGCTCGAGCAGGGCGCCGACCTGCTCGATGTCGGCGCGGAGAGCACTCGTCCCGGGGCTTCGCCCGTGCCCGCCGACGAGCAGTGGCGCCGTCTGGAGCCGGTGCTGACCGCACTCGTCCGCGAGCCTGCGGCCGTGCTCTCCGTGGACACCGGCGCGGCCTCCGTGGCTCGCCGGGCGCTCGAAAGCGGGGTCCAGGTGGTCAACGACGTGAGCGCACTCGGAGACCCGGACATGGCCGCGGTCGTGGCGGGAGCCGGGGCCGGCCTGGTGCTCATGCACATGCGCGGCACTCCCGCCGACATGCAGCGCGAGCCGCGCTACGAGGACGTCTCGCGCGAAGTGGCGTGGTGGCTCTCGGAGCGCCTGGCCCGGGCCCGCAGCGCCGGCATTCGAGAAAGCTCCGTGGCGCTCGATCCCGGCATCGGCTTCGGCAAGACGCTCGAGCACAACCTCGAGCTGCTCGCCCGGCTCGACGAGCTGGCGGCGCTCGGCCGGCCGATCGTGATCGGCGTCTCACGCAAGAGCTTCCTGATGAAGCTGACCGATCGACCCGTCGATCGGAGGCTCGAAGGCGGATTGGCGGCGTCGGCGATCGCGGTCTTCCAGGGCGCCGCGATCCTGAGAAGCCACGACGTCGAATCCACCCGCGATGCGGCTCGTGTCGCGGCCGCGCTGCGAGGCGCGCGCCGCGCCGCTCGGCGTTCGTGA
- a CDS encoding DinB family protein, whose protein sequence is MSPEERRQLIARYADGYPEVASALEGFPDDGLSARPLPGKWSAREIVHHLADSESISAQRLRKLLTEDKPIIHGYDQERYATLLRYNERDMAPALEAFRAARTTTAQILSSMSSADWEREGWHTESGRYTAETWLRIYAAHAHDHAAQIRRLRDQLTR, encoded by the coding sequence ATGTCGCCTGAGGAACGCCGGCAGCTCATTGCTCGCTACGCAGACGGCTACCCGGAGGTGGCGAGCGCTCTCGAGGGGTTCCCGGACGACGGTCTGTCGGCTCGGCCGCTCCCGGGGAAGTGGAGCGCGCGCGAGATCGTCCATCACCTGGCCGACAGCGAATCGATCTCGGCCCAGCGCCTGCGCAAGCTTCTGACCGAGGACAAGCCGATCATCCACGGCTACGATCAGGAGCGCTACGCCACCTTGCTGCGCTACAACGAGCGGGACATGGCGCCGGCGCTCGAGGCGTTCCGCGCCGCGCGGACCACCACGGCCCAGATCCTCTCCTCCATGTCGAGCGCGGACTGGGAGCGGGAAGGGTGGCACACCGAGTCGGGGCGCTATACCGCCGAGACCTGGCTCAGGATCTACGCCGCCCACGCTCACGACCACGCCGCCCAGATCCGGCGCCTGCGCGACCAATTGACTCGCTGA
- a CDS encoding OmpA family protein gives MSRFSVRLVVVAAVLFASPAFAQITGRPIEVSGQLGWSAPDARAHVKSGLAFGGSVGMRMLPWLVLEGQAYMAPSEADTFPEPSHDFTSLGLDVRINVRPGDSRVVPYLIYGLAALKSSTTGTPPDDLTRGTPSLGAGALINLRNQRSYLRIQIRDSFFRQRDAKESDNDFVVTAGLHWLFGGKEKDTDLDSVREWLDACPGTPIGAKVNAQGCSIDADRDSVADGLDQCVNTPPGCKVDAKGCPTDADGDGVCDGVDTCPDTPQGTSVDEKGCPNDTDADGVKTPTDQCPDTPKGAIVDEKGCPRDADSDGVFDGLDQCPETATGMKVNAQGCPTEVLEKEKELFDTGMIRLQNVSFATGKAELLSASFGVLDVVGQVLRRWPELKIEIGAHTDNRGADRENQRLSEARARSVLDYLVQKYPDVGRARFTPKGYGESRPLVPNTSEANMTRNRRVEFVVTNRDQLRRDAQKRREQQQSAPETPR, from the coding sequence ATGTCGCGCTTCAGCGTGCGCCTGGTCGTTGTCGCCGCCGTCCTGTTCGCGTCACCGGCATTCGCCCAAATCACCGGCCGGCCCATCGAAGTGTCGGGGCAGCTCGGCTGGTCGGCCCCCGACGCCCGGGCCCACGTGAAGAGCGGCCTGGCGTTCGGCGGCTCGGTGGGCATGCGAATGCTGCCATGGCTGGTGCTCGAAGGTCAGGCCTACATGGCGCCGTCCGAGGCCGACACCTTTCCCGAGCCGAGCCATGATTTCACCTCCCTCGGGCTCGACGTGCGGATCAACGTCCGGCCCGGTGACAGCCGCGTCGTCCCGTACCTCATCTACGGGCTCGCGGCCTTGAAGAGCTCGACCACCGGCACGCCTCCGGACGATCTCACGCGCGGCACTCCGAGTCTCGGGGCGGGCGCGCTCATCAACCTCCGCAACCAGCGCAGCTACCTTCGGATTCAGATCCGCGACTCGTTCTTCCGCCAGCGTGACGCCAAGGAGTCCGACAACGACTTCGTGGTGACCGCGGGTCTTCACTGGTTGTTCGGCGGCAAGGAGAAGGACACCGACCTCGACTCTGTGCGCGAGTGGCTCGACGCCTGTCCGGGAACGCCGATCGGGGCCAAGGTGAACGCGCAGGGCTGTTCGATCGACGCCGACCGCGACAGTGTCGCGGATGGCCTCGACCAGTGCGTGAACACGCCCCCGGGCTGCAAGGTCGACGCCAAGGGCTGCCCGACGGACGCGGACGGCGACGGCGTGTGCGACGGCGTGGATACGTGTCCGGACACGCCGCAGGGAACGTCCGTCGACGAGAAGGGCTGTCCCAACGACACCGACGCCGATGGCGTCAAGACGCCGACCGATCAGTGTCCCGACACGCCCAAGGGCGCGATCGTGGACGAGAAGGGCTGCCCGAGGGACGCCGACTCGGACGGCGTGTTCGACGGTCTCGACCAGTGCCCCGAGACGGCGACGGGGATGAAGGTGAACGCGCAGGGTTGCCCGACCGAAGTGCTCGAGAAGGAAAAGGAGCTGTTCGACACCGGCATGATCCGTCTCCAGAACGTGAGCTTCGCCACCGGCAAAGCGGAGCTGCTCTCCGCGAGCTTCGGCGTGCTCGACGTCGTGGGCCAGGTCCTCAGACGCTGGCCCGAGCTCAAGATCGAGATTGGCGCCCACACCGACAACCGCGGGGCGGACCGGGAAAATCAGCGCCTCTCCGAAGCCCGCGCCCGGTCGGTGCTGGACTATCTCGTCCAGAAGTATCCGGACGTCGGCCGCGCACGGTTCACGCCCAAGGGATACGGAGAGAGCCGGCCGCTGGTCCCCAACACCAGCGAAGCCAACATGACGCGGAATCGCCGAGTGGAGTTCGTGGTGACCAACCGCGACCAGCTGAGGCGCGACGCCCAGAAGCGCCGCGAGCAGCAGCAGAGCGCTCCGGAGACGCCGAGGTAA
- a CDS encoding kelch repeat-containing protein codes for MLRGASLLVLIGLLTDVHPSVAAWTPLTSLPEASFGAGAASQGGRLYLVGGFNGQISSSVVAWDGTTWGSLPSLSEPRMTAGVAATQSFVFAFGGLDVNGVPSATAERFDAAAGSWSGVAAMPMARASGAAFAVGDELYVAGGQGEDGHPLAPCFRFDPGANAWSPVAALPTPRTGVAGAVLGGRLWVIGGYDGMPSSLVERFDPASGSWSAGPALPEPLWFPAAGVLDGRVWVVGGMDGSFMRSDRVYSAGSDGVWRSEDVLPAAVAVASVGSLANCLVVAGGMDASGMPSSSAFSQCVVAPPPPPPPSGDSLTVTITLNPAALNASSNGQWISAHIVPNGFPGTDIQLESLRLDGIAPDLSGPISISETEVDVKFPRAAFANRPAGLYDLRLTGVRADGQPFSGSTSLNVQGSSLANKSRKLKPLASGVEVSLDQSEPVRIDVIDLQGRVVARLYQGMMTAGASRHEWPRAGQSVPRGTYFVRLARPAGMEVVRIAVIR; via the coding sequence GTGCTTCGTGGAGCTTCGCTTCTCGTCCTGATCGGGCTGCTCACGGACGTGCACCCTTCCGTCGCCGCGTGGACGCCGCTCACTTCGCTTCCTGAAGCGAGCTTCGGCGCGGGCGCCGCGAGCCAAGGCGGGCGTCTCTATCTGGTCGGTGGTTTCAACGGCCAGATCTCCTCCAGCGTCGTGGCCTGGGACGGCACCACCTGGGGATCGTTGCCTTCGCTCTCCGAGCCGCGCATGACGGCCGGCGTCGCCGCGACCCAGTCCTTCGTCTTCGCCTTTGGCGGTCTCGACGTGAACGGCGTGCCCTCGGCGACGGCCGAGCGCTTCGACGCGGCGGCCGGCTCATGGTCCGGCGTCGCCGCGATGCCGATGGCGCGCGCCTCCGGCGCCGCCTTCGCCGTGGGTGATGAACTCTACGTGGCCGGCGGCCAGGGCGAGGACGGACATCCGCTCGCGCCCTGCTTCCGCTTCGATCCCGGCGCCAACGCGTGGAGCCCGGTGGCCGCGCTTCCCACGCCGCGCACCGGCGTCGCCGGAGCGGTGCTGGGAGGCAGGCTGTGGGTGATCGGTGGGTACGACGGAATGCCCTCGAGCCTGGTCGAGCGCTTCGATCCGGCGAGTGGATCGTGGAGTGCGGGACCTGCACTGCCGGAGCCTCTGTGGTTCCCGGCGGCCGGCGTGCTGGATGGACGCGTGTGGGTCGTGGGCGGCATGGACGGCTCGTTCATGCGCAGCGACCGTGTCTACAGCGCGGGATCGGACGGCGTGTGGCGCTCCGAGGACGTGCTTCCGGCCGCGGTCGCGGTCGCATCGGTGGGCTCGCTCGCCAACTGTCTCGTCGTCGCCGGAGGCATGGACGCGTCGGGCATGCCGAGCTCGTCGGCGTTCTCCCAGTGTGTCGTTGCGCCTCCGCCGCCTCCTCCGCCGTCTGGCGACAGTCTGACCGTGACGATCACGCTCAACCCCGCCGCGCTCAACGCCAGCAGCAACGGGCAGTGGATCTCGGCGCACATCGTGCCGAACGGGTTCCCGGGGACCGACATTCAGCTGGAGTCACTGAGACTCGACGGGATCGCGCCCGACCTCAGTGGGCCGATCTCGATCTCCGAGACCGAGGTCGACGTCAAGTTTCCGCGCGCGGCGTTCGCCAACCGACCGGCCGGCCTCTACGACCTGAGACTGACCGGCGTCCGCGCGGACGGCCAGCCGTTCAGCGGCTCGACGTCATTGAACGTGCAAGGCTCCAGCCTGGCGAACAAGAGCCGCAAGCTCAAGCCCCTGGCGAGCGGCGTGGAAGTCTCGCTCGATCAGAGCGAGCCGGTCCGCATCGACGTGATCGACCTCCAGGGTCGCGTCGTCGCACGGCTGTACCAGGGGATGATGACCGCCGGCGCGTCCCGCCACGAGTGGCCTCGCGCCGGGCAGTCGGTTCCGCGCGGAACCTACTTCGTGCGTCTGGCGAGGCCCGCGGGGATGGAAGTGGTGCGCATCGCGGTGATTCGCTGA